One Elusimicrobiota bacterium genomic window, ATCTGGTTTAACTAAAAATTCGTATTTGTCTTCTAAAACAAATACCGGCGTTTCGGGATCTTCAATTTTTGGTAACTGTAGTTCACGGTTGAGCGACGTCAATGAAGGTTCATCATATGATTTTGAGAAATCAATCATTATACGTTTCTTTTGAGGTGAAAATTCTGTGATCTTGCCATAAAACTTTAACCCCGGGGATTGGAGTTTGCCGTTGATCACAGGTACGCTATGGCCGTATGAGTTAGCAAAAACATTGTTGTATCGTTTACCCGAAAAATAGTCTTTGTCATACAACCCGGATCCAGGGTCACAAAGGATGGTTTCTCCATTTATACGAAGTATAAAACTGCCGATGTCGTTATGGTTATGCGATTCAGCGTTGTGCCCGGC contains:
- a CDS encoding heparinase II/III family protein, whose translation is AGHNAESHNHNDIGSFILRINGETILCDPGSGLYDKDYFSGKRYNNVFANSYGHSVPVINGKLQSPGLKFYGKITEFSPQKKRIMIDFSKSYDEPSLTSLNRELQLPKIEDPETPVFVLEDKYEFLVKPDSIEEGFITRLPVRVTGNNTVEIDGNNIIAKLTIKTPEKVNMQVKDFAEELKSNRKTGRLSRIYFNLPTNKNQVVTRIELRVTPKK